The window GAGTAATCACAAACCTATTATCCCAATTTTGAGACTTAGGATATGTGGAGAGGAAGGATATTAACTAACAAAACGAGAAGCGGATAATGCACTGAAAAATAACGATATCCCCGAGGTGCTTTTTGGGTCTGgaataagtgcattggaagtcctaaaatttgtcatgaaaatgtaattaagtcctaaaactttcaaaaattacaattaagtcataaaacttgtcacaaaatacaattaaattataaaactttcaaaaaattgcaattcaatcataaaacttgtcaaagtggttcaatataaatcatttcattgattgcactttttgaaaattttaggattcggTTGCACTTTtgagacaagttttaggactttattgcacattttgaaagttttaggatttgattgaactTTCGTGAcaggttttaggacttaattgcactttttgaaagttttaagactcaattacattttcatgataagttttaggacttctaatgcaCTTTCCTTTGGGTTTTATAACATAGTGCATGATACGTTGTACATTTGGGGAAGGCGGTTTCAGTTTTTTTTCAATAGGTCGATATATATAAGGGTCACTTGGAGGAAGTCTATTTCATTCATCTTTTGCTACAAGTTTTTCTTTGACTCACTTGTAAAGAGGAAACCATGGAGCTATTGTACCATACCAATTTTGGTGTTTGAATCCCCTTAGCTTCAGAATTGTAACTTTTACTCTAAAGCTAACTTGGAGCTTGagaaaaataagtaatttttatttcaattgtttGCAATACTAGTAATTACCAGCAGGATGGGAAGTGTCCATGCTTGTGAGAACTATTGACAGTCTACACAGAACAGAAATTCTGATGCGGAAGAGAATGGTTGATTGCCCTTTTAAATTTGAGTTGTTTTAGTAGTTTTCTCCCAATATCTTATCTCCCACGTTGTTAGggagctgtttttttttttttttttcttatttattagaATTGTTCTATTTATTAGGATTAGAGTTTTACAGGTTGTAGCGCTATGAATAACGACTTGATTTTCTGAGCTCTTTGTTTTGTGtcatttgattttcttcaacCTTTATCCGATGCACCAATGTCTCTGTAACATTTTTGCACTTGTGCCCGCAAATAAATCTCGAGTGATGAAGTTTGAATGAAATCGAAGTCGTAAATGCTTGaattggattattttttttagtgcACGGGTACCTTCTATCTCTGGAGAATAGGGACTGAATCTATTGCAATTTTACAAAGCAGTAGCAGTGAGATGGCCGTTCATTTCGTTCACTAAACCATTATTGACAACATGGTCTCTAAAGTGCTTTTGAATATGTGGTAATTTCTTGGCAAAGGGCATGTGTTGCAAGTACTGATCAGAGCTTTTGGGCAATTTGAATATCAGATTGATTGCGCTTAAAGGTACATGAATCTCACCTTCTCTAATGGAAACTGATGCAGACTACTTGACACTGGGGCGTCTTGAACAGCCTTTTTTACTCCGCCTTTTTTAAGCATCCTAACAATCAACTAAATCCAAAACAGTCCATGCAATCagattctttttcaattctcgAAGATATCCCACCCTAATCAATGTCTTCGATCATGcattctaattctattttcatcAATGTCCACAACACTAATACTTAGCATTGTTGGCCAACTACACTTTACCACTCTTTGGGTATCGATAAATAGTAAATTAGCACCTATTTAGTATAGCATGAAAATAGCTAAAATCCATAACCTATCGGTGAAATGATGACTTCTCAATCATAAACGAAACATGACCATCACCATTCGACACACTATTAATTATTGTAGCTATGTCATTGGTGACTCAACTCtaattctcttttccttattGTTCTTTAACTTAAGACAATCCTTCAGAGACGTCCATCTTACCACAATTTCAACTAACAACACTACACACCCTAGACTAACTACGACTACTCTGTTTACCCTACTTTTGCTAACACAAATACTAGTTTCTCATCTACAGGCACATATTCTCCCGGTTCTATCCTACGGATGTTTTTCACtcataatcaaattttgaacTTCATCAAATGTTAAGCTCCTTGATTCATATGTATTATTTAAAGCAAAAGATTAGGGCTCCAACTATTAGGTAATGATGGTAATAATATCAAAGCACATACctttgaattcattgatatacTCAACATCTTACATTTGTGCAACTTTTCATATTAAGTAAACCTTATTGATCGCAAAGGGCTTCTTTTACATGTTTGACAATGTTTTTATCAATCCTGGTGGTCATTTCTTTCATAATATTTAACATGACATTTTGAGCCAATCTTAGTCAGAAAACAGCCAACGCTTGTTTGTCCAGCCAATCCTAATCAACTTGCTTCATTGACTCTTGCTTCTCTCTAGATAGAGGTAAGTGCATATTCTTTTGATATAGATAATGTTCAATCTACGTTTTCCAAAAAACCAAAACCTTCCCAACAAATTCattgattttcacttttccctttttcatcgccttttattttgttcaactcAACCAAGTCGGACTCTCATATCTAGTCTAGCGAAAGACAAATGCTCAACACTCAATGAATAGAACAAGGAAATAAATTAGATACCGGCCTTACGTGGTTCGGTTGATGGAACCTACTTCACGAGCAAAGCAACACATATTTCATTACAAATCAAGCAACGTCACAAAGATTATAATCATATCTTGAATCATTGAAACACCCTTAGTATTCCCTAATATTGAATTATTCCAAATAGATACAAGGTTTCAATCTCACAAATGAATCTACAAATCTTATCATAGGATTTATTGCTTGAAGATCCATTTCTTGGATGACATTCATGGAAAAGACCTACTTCTTATGACTATAATATTTGGATCAAAAATAGGAAACCCTTCTAGGAAACCTACTCTAATCAACTAGTCAAACTCAAATtcagggtgtgtttgttttacggaaaaagtaacgtttttggaaaatgttttccggaaaaccattttccagaaaaatagtttgtttttctttgtttggtgatacgtgactgaaagtatttttttgtgtttggatcgcatttgaaaaatgatctaacaATTGACAATAGCGTGCCTCttacttccaaattaatttgttgagtCTATGTTACTTTATAAACGAATTTTTTTCGATCAGTTTAgtaaatttagaatttgaacctgcaaaatgaaaaggaaacttGAATTTATAGacgtattttttattttcttaaaaatggacATGATTTCCGATTACAAGAGCAAGTCAAAACGATCTCATTAATCGCTTCAATACATTTGGCTTTCTTCATATGGATGCGCCTCTCGTGTGGCTCTTTGCAAGTTATCCATAATTGCGCATGGACACCACGAAGGATCATACCCAGAATTTATGTCCTGTAGATAAGGAAATTGATCAAGTCTCCATGGACACACATAACTATTGCTCTGCAACATCCCCACGGAGGGTCCTCATGAGTTTTTCTTCacaaattcaaattcgagacatattCTCAACTTGTGCAGATGTTGAAATTTTGTCGCTTGTTATTAAAACCACTTCACCATTTTCTCAGTTTTGCTTCTTTAACTAAATCTCTGACGTGTCTTCTCTTGGATATTACACATACAACATCATCATTTTTTACCGGCTTAAACATTTTATGATTAATGTCGGACTTCATGTGCGATGAGTGGtcgataaataaataactccTGAGGGATATTATTCGAGACATGCGTTGCCGTTCTAATGGTTAATACGCTCTCACATCAAAACGCTCTCACATCAAAAGGCTCAACTTTTACAAAGTGTACCGCTGAGCGACATTACTTTATAATGAACGGTTGAGAAATCAATTATTTCCGAGAGAGAGGCATTGCGTTGCTCATCTATTGGTTGAGATGCTCCCACATCAACATGCTGAACTTTTACACGTTGTACTGCGGAGAGATATCACTTCACGACGATTGTTCGATGATTCAATTCGCAATGAATGGATAAGAAATTAAGGATTCGTGAAAGATATTATTCGAGGCATTGCACTGCTGGCCAGAAGTTGCGATGCTTCCCATCAAAATGCTCGACTTTCACATACCGTACAAGCAAAAGGCATGCGCAAGGAACATGGAACATGGATTAGAACCATTATCATGAAGATAAGACGATGGCATCTAAATTGGATTCGATTACACTTTGGTATCCAAATTAAATGATGACCAAAGAAAGAGGGGGGGGGACTTGATATGATATTCCATGGCTCATTTCGTGCAGATATCAACTAATTTGGTGACTAGAATAATATGATATACTGTGAATGAATTGGGACACATGAAGATCCCATTCACCTATTCAATCAGAAATTTGTCACGAAATTCATACATGAATTAGCCTTTGATTATTAGCTTGATTATTTAGAATAAGTTTTTCAATGCTTAGAGTCATTCAGGAAGAACTGGGAGACATTGTTGTTAATTCCCAGAAAGTATTCATTAAGTCATGCCTTTAGATAAATCTCAATTAGCTCTTTCACATCATCCTTTTCCtataggaaaaattatctagagagtcctaaacttattatatgatagttaatttagtcttaaactttttaattaagcTAAATCTCAGTTAATTCTCtctttatgtattttttttttttttttttacattttaaccAATAAAATCAGAAGTTTGCATATGGCAAATATGTTATATAtggagaataaatttgaaacattttctttcttttttcatgttttgaattttaaaatcagtaagagacaaaaaaatttggagattAGAAATCGATAAGCCAACGCGGATGTCGTTATAAAGTTAATCTAAGTGTCTTGTCACATGACAATCACATAAACAAAATCAAGTGTCACGTGATGGGCAAATAAGCGAACATCCTCTCACAGCTTCAGctttaattttatatatcaGATAGAACGAACACGTTCTTTTATTGAAAAGTTCTTCAATTAAAAAGCGGGCATTCAAATTAACAACACTTTTCTGTCAAAGTAGACATGAAGTACGCGTAGACTAATCCAAGCATGCATGGACAAACGCATTCGGGACCTCAATTATTTTTCACCAGCATCATCAGTCATCGGAAGACTCGAACTAGAACTCTCGTCTTTTCCCTTGTACAATGTTGCGCATACGAGATAATACCCAAAATTCACCATCCCAGCTCCAGCAAGCAACCAATACATACGATCCAACCTCCCATTGTTCAAGTTCTCCGGCAACCACCCGGTGCTCCTCCGAACCAGATCGACCAACACGGTgctcaaataaaatgaaatccCAATTATCGCTGAGACCATCGCAGTGGCACTGTTGCTTAAGTTCACTGGGAATTCTCGGAAGTACAACGACACTTGCCCTGGAAAATGGAATGCTTCTCCGATTCCGACTAGAATCAACTGAGGGGATAGCCACAGTGCAGACATTGGGACTGTGGGAGTGTCGACATTGTGGAGATGGGCTGTCCTTAGCCTGAATGACTCGATTAGTGCCGCTACAATCAAGCTGAGCACACTCAGGAGATGTCCTACACCAATCCTGAGAAATACCGTTGGAGGCAGACCAGTAATCTTTTTCCACAGAGGGAATGTGGATCGAAAGTGATCAATCAAAGCAAGAGAGACTGAAGCGGAGATCATGATCATGACAAGGAATGAACTGGCTGGGATCATGAAATGGGGTCCTAAGTGGCGATCCATGGTTAGGGCTTGGAGGACTATCATGCTGGTTTGGACAGCGATTGGGGTGCTCAAGAAGATGGCGGATGACCACAGTGGTAACATTTTGATCACACATTTTAGGTCCTCCACTTGTTGCACTGAGCATAGCCTCCAAGGTTCGGCAATTGAGTTGTCAGACTTGGTGTCTCCATCAATTTTCACAGCGGCACGATTCAAGAacctgagaaagagaaaaagaatcgACTCCCATcacttttaatttgaattacTTGTAAAGCCTGGTTTCACTGCTCAATATTCATTCGCATCCGCTAATGAATGAGGATAGTGAAACGAGCATACGAGCATCGCTTGATGTTCTTATACAAAAGGACGTGCATGTTTATTGGGCTATTCCTATATATCCagctttcttcttgttttttatatAATGACCAAGAAGTCCAAGTTCGACCTTAGCTGGCTCGAGTCTAAGCCTAGGTGGCTGGTTCAGATCTCAGATTGTTGGCACTTGATAGATGGTCAATCAAGCTGGTGCCGTGAGCAAAATTTACCcacccattttttttccttaaccaCTAAATTAACTGAATCAATTATGCCTAAGCATCTTGATTGTTGGTCCTATTTATtaggaaagataaaaaaaaattcatcaatgaaTGCCATGTATATTCTTGTGTCATTTAGGCGAAGAAGCCAGTGAACAATTTATGTATGAACAGTATTAATTACGCATTGTTGTTTGTAGGTACCTGAAGTTCTTTTTAGGCGGTATGTCCACCTCCTTATTCCGTTCATGTTGGCCGTAATAGAACTCATCAGTATTCAGAGGGAGCTGAAGCTTTCGTTTCCTAAAGCTAGCAACGACAACACGAGCCAAGCTCAGTAATGGACTCCCCTGAGGGGTCTCATGGCAATAATACCGATTTCCCGCAACGAAAACAGCGAGCCCAATCAGGTTCGCAGCAACAGATAACCAAAATCCCAAGGCCCAGCTCACATTGTCCTCAATATACACGATCAGCGTGCTGCTTAGGGCGTAAGTGGCGTATGCTGCAAAGAAGAACCAGTTGAAGAAAGTCGATTGATCCTTGTGGCTTTCAAACTGGTTCGCACCAAATGTTGCTGTGGTGAACCTGACTCCGGATGCTCCAAGTGTTGCTAGAACTACCCCTGTGTAGAGCACAAAGAATTGGAGGAACGATGGGGCTTTGCATGAGCTTGATTTGTTTCCACACGGCTCGGGTCTCAACGAATTAAGCGTCGCTGTTAAGGATAAAAGAACTATACCCTGCAAGTGGCAAGTtggccaaaagaaaatgctattgATCAGTAATGAGCAAACCCACTTTGATAATTCATTGAGACGAGATTTTTAGGAGGACTTTTCTACAAGAGATCCCTAGAGGTATGTGCTCCACTTATATCAGTGTCTCCGACGTTGAAAATGAGCAAAGATTGCTTAGGAGGCAGGTTGTTACAGTTACTGAGAATTCCTTTCTTATCCATTTCGTTTTTAGTGCTCTTGATCAGTTCACTATCAAAACCATGTGATAATCTACAAACTCTTAAGTATTATTTTACTTGCAATTAGCCCACTATTATCAAACACCGTCTAATTTAGCAATTAAAAGAGAAGCCGTCAACAGCAAGATTGTGAGGTTGGGATGCTATCATACCATTGAGGCTACGAAGGAAGAAATAGAGGCGACCAAGAAGCATCCTAGGACGGAGTCGGCTATGACTGCGCCAAGGATCGGGAGGAGGGAGACACAGCCATTGATCACGTTGTAAATCTGCGCTGCATCAATTTGGTTCACATTGAACTCTTTGATTAAGTACAAAATGAAGTTCGTCATCCATCCAGTTCCACCCATGGTCCACAAGGCCGCCGAGCCTAGTTCATCATGGCAGACACGTTTCAGACGTTCATACGAATAAAGCTAGTTTTAgtcacacagagagagagagagagagagagagagagagagagagagagagacctatGATGAATGGGAATGTAATCCAACCGGGTCGTCTACTCTCAGCGTTGCAGAGTTTTAGTTCGGCCTCTCCGTTGTTGCCTGTGACGCATTTGGCTTTGCTTGAGCCTGACCTTTCCATCCTTAGCTCTTGAGTGAACTTGTTTGGTAATGGGAGGGGCTCTGTGTTTACTTATAGTGGAGATGGCGTGCCCATATTGGTGTCAACAGCTACTCCCACCATGAGCAAAGGTATTATTTCTGAGAGGATAGTTCACACCGTGGGAAAATCTACATCCCACATTCGAACCACGTGACCTCAAAAGCCCATCCAGACACTGTGCGTTTGCTATAAGTGTAGGCCCAAGAGAATAGTGCGTACAGGAGTGGTGACGCATCATTTTTACACTAATCCACTCAACAAGCGACACGTGTCATATTTAGCCCCACCCGTCAAAGAATTTGACCTTAGCATGTCtacctcctttctctctcttcattcaTTCAATGTGCCATGAGAAGGTCCCACCCGCACCGCAAAAAAGTggcactctctctctcgcttcttTCCTATACCCTCTTTTTCTGTCTGGCTCATGCTGCTTTGACTTCAATCCTAAAACCACCGAGAAAAACTCCCTCGCGTTGGTTTTCTTGTAATTTCGTCCTCCGTTATCTCCAGTCTCCGACCACCCGTCTATCTCTAGTTATCATCTTCGGCCAGTTAggttttcattttcctctaatCCTTGCATATGCTCAAGGTCTGAATTCCTATTCCCATTACTCAAGTTTGATTCGTAGTTTTGCTCTGTCCACGGTTATCAACGCGCTTTAGGTTTTGCCTTAGGGGGCTTCCATGGTTTCCACCATGACCAaactctcgctctcgctctctaACGCTCTCTCATCCCTAGAAGAAAATATTGCAtaggaaagaagagagagagagaaagagagagagagtgcttcGTTCTTTGCAGTGCAAGTGGGCAAAGTAATGATAGTGATGAATAAGCAAATAGTTTAAGTGATCGAACATGGACCAACAATTTCAACATCAACAAGATCTCTTGTTCAAGCAGTTGGAGAAGAACAACCACCAGCTCCACCTGCTCTTACAGGTGACTATATCTAGAGAAGACTTGCACTAAAAACTAATGCCGAGTATTTATTATACTATGCAttgtctttatttgaaatttaagaGTATTTCTTCTTGTATGACACTTAGATCTTAAAGAAAATTGGAATCAGCTTCAAAGTTACTTTTGAAGGAATCAATGAAGAAAGGGAAATGAAGTTGAACATCTTGCTTGATGATTTTGAGACATTTAAAATGGAGCCAAATGAAGACATCAAAGACATGTCTATGCATTACAACGACATCGTGCATGGACTTGCTGAACATGGCAAGATCTACACAAATGAAGAACATGCAAGCAGTTCTTCGAGCACTACCAAAATAATGGGTTCATGTGAAGACATCCCCAAAAGAAATATGGAATAAAATCTACTCCAATGTTAATTTACATCCCGAAAAAATAGTGTTCTTAACTTAGTGAGTATGCAAAATAGAACATCGTCCCTTTTGAATATTGGCTGTTACACTTCTATCCTCTCAAGCGGAAATTTTCACTCAAAGGTGAAAAATGTTTGAAGCTCGGAGCTTGAAGTAATGTTGGTCGCATCTCACAAGGTTTGATGCTCTTCACCAACGCGCATCGATCTGACTTATTCTATTACTTCAATTATTGACTAAGAAAAGAAGTTGAGCTTGATTTCAATCAATCGCTCCGACTGAGTGCTCTTTTACTTATATCGATCCTTGTGTCAATCGAATCCTCGCCTAGGTGATTCATGTTTGCATCGATTGATACGATGACTAAGGACATCTTATGCATGCATGAGAAAAGACatattgttggaaattaatccaagAAAGCACACTGTTTGTTGCAATCAAAACATGAaagtaaagaagatgataacaacTTTATAATTTCATTCCCTTTACAAAtcttggaaaagaagaaaataagatataacataaaattggaggtgaggtacggataaccgaatctccttaaggcgattagttcctgccaaaggTGCCCCGCaaattcacgaactatgccttccaagatacaacacctcgaacccgtttggattagcactatgcaaacggGACTCTGTcaaaccgttcaattgaaccagcacactcaggaaaaacagaagagtagaaaaaagtattagagcctttttggaatcgagtcggaaaaaccaaaaagccaaaaaacccttatgaagctctatgctcatatctatttatagagcttttttttagttcatgtactaaagagatacatgaattaaatagacgcgtgtatccatgagattcatgaataaaaagatacgtgaatccaagagattcatgtattcaaagatacgtgaattcaagagattcatgaactcaataaatacatgaatctaggaaattcatgaattcaatagatacgtgaatataaaagtataggaaattcatgaatccaaaaagagatacatgaacagaaaaaacatatcttaatttattggcattcgttgatccattaaccataattataatcataattatAACACATGTGTCATGTGTTCACGTGGATGAACCGAATGGGAGTGCGCGTTATCATGTTTCTCATCGCCAATGATGATGTCCGTAGGCAGAAACCACACCGTGGAGCAGAGATTAGGTCGTGCAGCATTTTCCTTCTGTTGTTGTAATGTCCATCTTTCAAATCAACTTCATGATTTGGACTTTGACCTTGGTGCACACTCCAGAGGAGGGACACAGCATGGAACTCATTTAAAAATAACAGGCTAAAGGGGTGTCGACCCGCCTCCAAGAATTTTCTGGAGTATTTTCACACGGAGAAAGGCAATAGGTAGAGCAATACAACATAATTTGACATCAGGGTGCACTACAGCCAAAAATTTTGTTTGTCATTTCATCAACATTTTGGAAGCTTAAACCATATGACGGATggtcataaaaaataaaaataaaaaccatatGATGGATGGAGATTACAAACCTATAAGGCACACCATAACCATGTAATTAAGCAAACACTTTGGTTAGATGTGAAGGGATCGGCACTGCAGGATATCGATCTTACCTTTCTATCATGGTTTGATAACTTGATAGATCTGGAAGATATTTAGGTTGTAACCAGAGCTCAAATGTCCACAACATGAGGTAGAGATGGAtcgatatgtatatatacatatggcTTTTGATacaattgacaattttttttccttttggaggaAATCCCATGACGACTGTACAATATATCCGGTTATTAGCGTGAATTACAAAATGTTTTGTTGTGCGTTAATAAGAATCTTAAATGCATTCTTGACTAGCCTTTCAAACTCTTATGggcttgctcaaaaaaaaaaaaaaaaaaaaaactcttatgGGCTaacaaatacatatataaaaaatgaaactgCCTTGTTTCTTAGAAACTTTTCTTGTAACTTGATAAATTCTCTAAGAGCATTCATAAACAAAAccattgaggaaaaaaattgggCGTGATTAGGGTTCTTTGGTTttgatatgacaaatttatttactttcaaAGCCCCCAAACTAGCCGTAGCAACAAACTGCACTAATCGTTTTAAAGATACAAGGAAATATAGCATGATCTGCATATCATATGGACCAAACCCATTTTGATCGTTAGTAATATGAGCCCACAAATTGATCCCCATGATTAATGTCAAGATGTTTTAGTCCACATAGTGTACGAATCGTAGTTTATCCATTTGTCTTCCAGGACAATTATTAATTTACAgaatattttttgtcattttgatcGTTTTCACTGTTtggaaaaatatatgaaaaatgtgTTCATTATTAACAAGAATCTATGCTTTGACACTTTTTATTGACGATGAAACATTTTATATTAACTCATTTCTTAAGAGAATAAAAGATCAAAGTTAGAGAAATctcttttaaattattaattttctgcGAAATGAAAATGTGGTTTCTTTTCCCTctattagttttgaatttgtttaaGATAAATACTAATGTGAGAGGCAGGCAAAATACAACTAAACGACACTATTTCTCTGAGTTAGACGTGAAATATACATAGACTAATCCTCAGACTAACGCATTCGAACATCATTTTTGTTCACCATCAACTTCAGTCATTCCAGATTCGAACTCCAAATAGCCATCCCGACCCCAGCACACAACCAATACATGCAATCTGACTTCCCATTGTTCAAATTCTTCGGCAACCATCCGGTGCTCCTCCAGACCAGATCAACGAACAGGGTACTCAAATAATACAAAATCCCCAATGATCGCCTTGACCATCGCAGTTGCGCTCTTCCTAAGTTCGCTGGAGCAGAAGTACAAAGAAATGTCGCGGAAGATGAAACGCTTCATCCATACGTACCAGAATCAGATGAGGAAATTGCCACAGCGTAGACATTTCACCTGTGGAGCTGTTGACATTTTTTAGCCTTAGTGATTCAACTATTGCTGATACAGTCATCCCAGGCTCGCTAAGATGATGACCTTCACCAATTCTGGGAAACACTGTTGGAGGTAAACTGGTCAGCTTTTGCCACAGCGGAAATAGGAAGCGAAAGCGATTGATCAAAGCAAGAGAGACCAAGGCAGAGATCATGATCGTGTCGAGGTCTGAACCGGCAGGGATCGTGAAATGGGGTCCTAAGCGGCAGTCCTTGGAGGGCCTTGACGGCTGTCATGCTGTTTTGGACAGCGATTGGGGTGCTGAGGAATATGACACTGGACTACAGTTGTAAATGTTGATCACCGTGTTTTCCCCCACTTGTTGCACCGCGCATAGCCTCCAAGGTTTCGGATCAACAT of the Eucalyptus grandis isolate ANBG69807.140 chromosome 10, ASM1654582v1, whole genome shotgun sequence genome contains:
- the LOC104423513 gene encoding protein NRT1/ PTR FAMILY 2.7 yields the protein MERSGSSKAKCVTGNNGEAELKLCNAESRRPGWITFPFIIGSAALWTMGGTGWMTNFILYLIKEFNVNQIDAAQIYNVINGCVSLLPILGAVIADSVLGCFLVASISSFVASMGIVLLSLTATLNSLRPEPCGNKSSSCKAPSFLQFFVLYTGVVLATLGASGVRFTTATFGANQFESHKDQSTFFNWFFFAAYATYALSSTLIVYIEDNVSWALGFWLSVAANLIGLAVFVAGNRYYCHETPQGSPLLSLARVVVASFRKRKLQLPLNTDEFYYGQHERNKEVDIPPKKNFRFLNRAAVKIDGDTKSDNSIAEPWRLCSVQQVEDLKCVIKMLPLWSSAIFLSTPIAVQTSMIVLQALTMDRHLGPHFMIPASSFLVMIMISASVSLALIDHFRSTFPLWKKITGLPPTVFLRIGVGHLLSVLSLIVAALIESFRLRTAHLHNVDTPTVPMSALWLSPQLILVGIGEAFHFPGQVSLYFREFPVNLSNSATAMVSAIIGISFYLSTVLVDLVRRSTGWLPENLNNGRLDRMYWLLAGAGMVNFGYYLVCATLYKGKDESSSSSLPMTDDAGEK